Proteins found in one Hypericibacter terrae genomic segment:
- a CDS encoding aldo/keto reductase, whose product MERRKLGKTGLETAPLVFGGNVFGWTADEATSFALLDAFTDAGFNAIDTADAYSRWVPGHSGGESETIIGKWLKRHGGRDKVLILTKVASEMGPGKKGLSRAYIMEAVEASLKRLQTDYIDLYQSHWPDPETPIEETLEAHQRLVDQGKVRAVGGSNYDGAGLAAALKAGDGRTRARYQTLQPEYNLYDRAGYEKELEPICLREGLGVITYFSLASGFLTGKYRSKADLGKSPRGEDIEKYLDARGMRVLAALDQVAARYRATPAQIALAWLIARPSVTAPIASATSLTQLKDILKAPSIKLDRDAIAALDATG is encoded by the coding sequence ATGGAACGTCGTAAACTGGGAAAAACCGGGCTGGAGACGGCGCCGCTCGTGTTCGGCGGCAATGTCTTCGGCTGGACCGCCGACGAGGCGACCTCCTTCGCGCTGCTGGACGCCTTCACGGATGCCGGATTCAACGCCATCGACACGGCCGACGCCTATTCCCGCTGGGTCCCCGGCCATAGCGGCGGGGAATCCGAGACCATCATCGGCAAATGGCTGAAACGCCATGGCGGCCGGGACAAGGTCCTGATCCTGACCAAGGTCGCCTCGGAGATGGGGCCCGGCAAGAAGGGGCTTTCCCGGGCCTATATCATGGAAGCGGTCGAAGCCTCGCTGAAGCGGCTCCAGACCGACTATATCGACCTGTACCAGTCGCATTGGCCCGACCCCGAGACGCCGATCGAGGAGACGCTCGAGGCGCACCAGCGTCTGGTGGACCAGGGCAAGGTCCGGGCGGTGGGCGGGTCGAATTATGACGGGGCCGGCCTGGCTGCGGCCCTCAAGGCCGGCGACGGCAGGACCCGCGCGCGCTACCAGACCTTGCAGCCCGAATATAATCTCTATGACCGAGCCGGCTACGAGAAGGAGCTGGAGCCGATCTGTCTCAGGGAAGGTCTCGGCGTCATCACCTACTTCTCGCTGGCCAGCGGCTTCCTCACCGGCAAATACCGTTCCAAGGCCGATCTGGGGAAGAGCCCGCGCGGCGAGGATATCGAAAAATATCTCGATGCCCGGGGGATGCGCGTGCTGGCGGCGCTGGATCAGGTGGCCGCGCGCTATCGCGCGACACCGGCCCAGATCGCGCTCGCCTGGCTGATCGCCCGCCCCAGCGTCACGGCGCCCATCGCCAGCGCCACCAGCCTGACGCAGCTCAAAGACATCCTGAAGGCGCCGTCGATCAAGCTCGACCGCGATGCGATCGCCGCGCTCGATGCGACGGGGTGA
- the gfa gene encoding S-(hydroxymethyl)glutathione synthase, whose amino-acid sequence MAKVSIHPSVDGGVKPGKKDFAGGTLTCKCKTNPVEVKISSQIAHNHACGCTKCWKPAGALFAVVAVAPRDKVKVTKNENKLKVVDSSATIQRHACKECGTHMYGRIEKKDHPFYGLDFVHTELSKEEGWSPPEFAAFVSSIIESGAKPENMGAVRARLKELKLEPYDCLSPALMDFIATHIAKASGVLK is encoded by the coding sequence ATGGCGAAAGTTTCGATCCATCCTTCGGTGGATGGGGGCGTGAAGCCCGGCAAGAAGGATTTTGCCGGCGGCACGCTCACCTGCAAATGCAAGACCAATCCCGTCGAGGTGAAGATCTCCTCCCAGATCGCGCATAACCATGCCTGCGGCTGCACCAAATGCTGGAAGCCGGCCGGTGCGCTGTTTGCCGTCGTGGCCGTGGCGCCGCGCGACAAGGTCAAGGTGACGAAGAACGAGAACAAGCTGAAGGTCGTGGATTCCAGCGCGACGATCCAGCGCCATGCCTGCAAGGAATGCGGCACCCATATGTATGGCCGCATCGAGAAGAAAGACCATCCCTTCTACGGCCTCGATTTTGTCCATACCGAGCTCTCCAAGGAAGAGGGCTGGTCGCCGCCGGAATTCGCCGCCTTCGTGTCCTCGATCATCGAATCCGGGGCCAAGCCGGAGAACATGGGCGCGGTCCGCGCGCGGCTGAAGGAACTGAAGCTCGAGCCCTATGACTGCCTGTCGCCGGCTCTGATGGATTTCATCGCGACGCATATCGCCAAGGCGTCGGGCGTTCTGAAGTAG
- a CDS encoding S-(hydroxymethyl)glutathione dehydrogenase/class III alcohol dehydrogenase: protein MKVRAAVAHKAGAPLSIETVDLEGPKAGEVLVEIKATGICHTDEFTLSGADPEGLFPAILGHEGAGIVVDVGPGVTSLKKGDHVIPLYTPECRNCEYCLSGKTNLCQAIRATQGKGLMPDGTSRFRMGGTMIHHYMGCSTFANFTVLPEIALAKIRPDAPFDKVCYIGCGVTTGLGAVINTARVEPGANVVIFGLGGIGLNVIQGAKLVGANMIVGVDINPSRKALAEKFGMTHFVNPKEVKGDLVPHLVELTKGGADYSFECVGNTTLMRQALECCHKGWGVSIIIGVAGAGQEISTRPFQLVTGRVWKGTAFGGAKGRTDVPKIVDWYMDKKINIDDLITHTLPLDRINEGFDLMHAGKSIRTVVVY from the coding sequence ATGAAAGTTCGCGCCGCCGTCGCTCACAAGGCCGGAGCGCCGCTCTCGATCGAGACCGTCGATCTCGAGGGCCCCAAGGCCGGCGAAGTGCTAGTCGAGATCAAGGCCACCGGCATCTGCCACACCGACGAGTTCACCCTCTCCGGGGCCGATCCGGAAGGGCTGTTCCCGGCGATCCTGGGCCATGAGGGTGCCGGCATCGTGGTCGATGTCGGCCCCGGCGTCACCAGCCTGAAGAAGGGCGATCACGTCATCCCGCTCTACACGCCGGAATGCCGGAACTGCGAATATTGCCTCAGCGGCAAGACCAATCTCTGCCAGGCGATCCGCGCCACCCAGGGCAAGGGGTTGATGCCGGACGGCACCAGCCGCTTCCGCATGGGCGGCACGATGATCCATCACTATATGGGCTGCTCGACCTTCGCGAATTTCACGGTGCTGCCGGAGATCGCGCTGGCGAAGATCCGTCCCGACGCGCCCTTCGACAAGGTCTGCTATATCGGCTGCGGCGTGACCACGGGGCTGGGCGCCGTCATCAACACGGCCCGCGTCGAGCCCGGCGCCAATGTGGTGATCTTCGGGCTGGGCGGCATCGGCCTCAATGTGATCCAGGGCGCCAAGCTGGTCGGCGCCAACATGATCGTCGGCGTCGACATCAATCCGAGCCGCAAGGCGCTGGCCGAGAAATTCGGCATGACCCACTTCGTCAATCCGAAGGAGGTCAAGGGCGACCTGGTGCCCCATCTGGTCGAGCTCACCAAGGGCGGCGCCGACTACAGCTTCGAATGCGTCGGCAATACCACCCTGATGCGCCAGGCGCTGGAATGCTGCCACAAGGGCTGGGGCGTCAGCATCATCATCGGCGTCGCCGGCGCCGGCCAGGAGATCTCGACCCGTCCGTTCCAGCTCGTCACCGGCCGCGTCTGGAAGGGCACCGCCTTCGGCGGCGCCAAGGGCCGCACCGATGTGCCGAAGATCGTCGACTGGTACATGGACAAAAAGATCAACATCGACGATCTGATCACCCACACCCTGCCGCTCGACCGCATCAACGAGGGCTTCGACCTCATGCATGCGGGCAAGTCGATCCGGACGGTGGTGGTGTATTAG
- a CDS encoding TauD/TfdA dioxygenase family protein, with amino-acid sequence MEVRPLTGALGAEIYGVDLAAPLDDPTIAAIRSALLEHLLVVFRDQRLTPAQHADFARRFGPLHTFAYTAARALPGYPEVLRVVKEKEDRKVFGELWHADVTFLERPVLGSILHAIETPATGGDTLFANMYLAYESLSDGMKALLERLTAVHESEVRAENAGPAANGTPGGFVTMGTEHPVVRTHPETGRKSLFVNRTYTTRFSGMTVSESRPLLEFLFEHATQPEFITRLRWGPGTVTFWDNRCTQHRPLNDYHGQRREMHRITIAD; translated from the coding sequence ATGGAAGTCAGACCGCTCACGGGTGCGCTCGGGGCCGAAATCTACGGCGTGGATCTCGCCGCGCCGCTCGATGACCCGACGATCGCCGCGATCCGCTCGGCGCTGCTCGAGCATCTGCTGGTGGTGTTCCGCGACCAGCGTCTGACGCCCGCCCAGCATGCCGACTTCGCGCGGCGCTTCGGGCCGCTCCACACATTCGCCTATACCGCCGCTCGCGCGCTCCCCGGTTATCCGGAGGTGCTCCGCGTCGTGAAGGAGAAGGAGGACCGCAAGGTCTTCGGCGAGCTGTGGCATGCGGACGTGACCTTTCTCGAGAGGCCGGTCCTCGGCTCCATCCTCCATGCGATCGAGACCCCGGCAACGGGAGGCGACACCCTGTTTGCGAACATGTATCTCGCCTATGAGAGCCTGTCCGACGGTATGAAGGCGTTGCTCGAACGCCTGACGGCCGTGCATGAGAGCGAGGTGCGGGCGGAGAATGCCGGTCCGGCTGCGAACGGGACGCCGGGCGGCTTCGTCACGATGGGGACCGAGCATCCGGTCGTCCGCACCCACCCGGAGACGGGACGCAAGTCGCTCTTCGTCAACCGGACCTACACGACGCGTTTCAGCGGCATGACCGTCTCGGAAAGCCGGCCGCTGCTGGAATTCCTGTTCGAGCATGCGACCCAGCCCGAATTCATCACGCGGCTGCGCTGGGGGCCCGGGACGGTGACCTTCTGGGACAATCGCTGCACCCAGCATCGGCCGCTCAACGACTATCACGGCCAGCGCCGCGAGATGCACCGCATCACGATCGCGGACTGA
- a CDS encoding nuclear transport factor 2 family protein, with amino-acid sequence MSYARPPLPPFIAETAARKVRLAEDAWNSRDPQLVSLGYSADSAWRNRAEYITGRSAIVEFLGRKWIRELDCRLIKELWAFADNRIAVRFAYEWHDDAGNWFRSYGNENWEFGDAGLTHRRFACINDLPIPEADRRCFWSLGSRPADYPGLSELGL; translated from the coding sequence ATGTCCTACGCGAGACCGCCGCTTCCCCCGTTTATCGCCGAGACCGCGGCGCGGAAAGTCCGCCTCGCCGAGGACGCCTGGAACAGCCGCGATCCGCAACTCGTCTCCCTCGGCTATTCCGCCGACAGCGCCTGGCGAAACCGCGCCGAGTACATCACCGGGCGGTCCGCCATCGTGGAATTCCTGGGGCGCAAGTGGATCCGCGAGCTGGACTGCCGGCTGATCAAGGAGCTCTGGGCCTTCGCCGACAATCGCATCGCCGTGCGCTTCGCCTATGAGTGGCATGACGATGCGGGCAACTGGTTCCGCTCCTATGGCAATGAGAACTGGGAATTCGGCGACGCCGGGCTGACGCACCGGCGCTTCGCCTGCATCAACGACCTGCCGATTCCGGAGGCCGATCGCCGCTGTTTCTGGTCGCTTGGCTCCCGCCCTGCGGACTATCCGGGCCTGTCCGAGCTGGGGCTCTGA
- a CDS encoding AAA family ATPase, translating to MTELSRYEFETLREGREFVLYRGRQRGNAVSILVLAPVLAQQAPLSLARLEHEYSLADKLDPAWAVRPLALVRHDGRPMLVLQDPGGNPLIGVRGRPLEVTRFLQVAIALTAALRQVHQRGLIHKDIKPAHLLVDAAGNVRLTGFGIASLLPRERQAPAPPEIIAGTFAYMAPEQTGRMNRSIDARSDLYSLGVTLYELLTGALPFTASDPMEWVHCHVARQPTPPNERVEGIPDPICAIILKLLAKTAEDRYQTAAGVEADLRRCLGGWETHRRIDPFRLAARDAPDRLMIPEKLYGREAEIDALISAFDRVVAQGTTELVLVSGYAGIGKSSIVNELHKALVASRGLFAAGKFYQYKRNIPYATLAQAFQSLIRQLLSKNDAELARWRDALLEALGSSGQLMVNLIPELVHVIGDQPPVPELPPRDAQNRFQQVFRRFLAVFARAEHPLALFLDDLQWMDMATLELLERLATDPEVSHLLLVCAYRDNEVGPDHPLARALEAIRGTAANVKQIVLAPLLPSDVRRLVADALHAEPGRVQSLAELVFEKTGGNPFFAIQFVTALAEENLLSFNLDAAAWQWDMDRIRAKRITANVAELMAGKLNRLPTVALNLLQQLACLGDNARASTLTMLLGMPEDAVRAALWEAVRTGLVLRPEGGGYSFLHDRVQEAAYALIPDAERPAMHLRIGRVLASRTAAAELEESIFEIVNQLDRGAALIHSPEERRQVAALNLIAGKRAKASTAYASALAYFAAGSALLAGASWELDYRLMFDLERHRAECEFLTGDLPAAEARLSALSERVIDLVDRAAVARLRLALYTTLDRTDRGVEVGLDCLRHVGIELSPHPTDGDVGRELDRMWQLLAGRPIEQLLDLPLMTDPDWLATMDVLAELLPPARFTDNNLHDVVLLRMTNLSLEHGNCDASCHAYAVLNIALGLRLGDYQAGFRFGQLGRDLVDKRGLERFKARVYMAFGAITIPWTMHVLSGRVLIKQAFDIANAMGDLTYAVYSCKNLVTNLLISGEPLQDVQREAEQALAFARKARFGLYVDVFTDQLMLIRELRGLEPDIFRPEGSEQDDRWFEKHLAEGAARLALATSWYWIHRMQARFLAQDDTGGVAAAASAHDLLWATRSHLEIAEYHFYGALTRAAACDSTNGELRERHFGLLQAHYRQIAVWAKSCPENFANRAALVAAEIARLEGRELDAMRLYEEAIRLARQYGFIQNEAIANELTARFYRARGFQTSADAYLLAARAGYLRWGADGKVRLLDRSYPQLRQDLAGPRPESTIGTTVERLDLATMVKVSQAVSSEIDLPKLIDTFMVLALEQAGADRGLLILSRGEELQIEAEATTLRDTVVVCFRRSAVAAEELPESVLRYVLRTQESLLLDDASNRNPFSGDRYIRRNRSRSILCLPLIKQAKLIGILYLENRLTSHVFTPARIAVLRLLASQAAISLENARLFADLQHAEAYLAESQRLAHMGSFAFNSSHTKLFWSEEIYRIYEVDRETAPTFEVGRQRNHPGEPTLVQKIMDRVSEDGGNHELDHRLRMPDGSTKNLHVVVHAEKNAAGEVDYVGTVMDVTASVQAQERLRASLQEKEALLKEVHHRVKNNLQLISSLLSLQASRIADPAVAELFSESRNRVRSMALVHENLYRAGNFARIPMRTHVQNLCAHLIRAYGLHSRDVDLTTDIDEVELGLDQAIATGLIINELVSNALKHAFPDERPGRVRVELKLLPAGRCRLAVIDNGVGLPSDRNTQQADTVGLQLVYDLMQQLHARLDLQREGGTTFAIVFDADTGTETNR from the coding sequence GTGACGGAGCTTTCCAGATATGAGTTCGAGACATTGCGGGAAGGCCGCGAGTTCGTCCTCTATCGCGGCCGGCAGCGCGGCAATGCCGTTTCGATCCTGGTCCTGGCTCCGGTGCTGGCACAGCAGGCACCGTTGAGCCTCGCGCGGCTCGAACATGAATATTCCCTGGCCGACAAGCTCGATCCCGCCTGGGCCGTGCGTCCCCTCGCCCTCGTCCGGCATGACGGCCGCCCGATGCTGGTGCTTCAGGATCCTGGCGGCAACCCGCTGATCGGCGTCCGCGGGCGCCCGCTGGAGGTGACGCGCTTTCTGCAGGTCGCGATCGCCCTGACGGCGGCCTTGCGCCAGGTCCATCAGCGCGGACTCATCCACAAGGACATCAAGCCGGCGCATCTGCTGGTCGACGCCGCGGGCAATGTCCGGCTCACGGGTTTCGGCATCGCATCGCTGCTGCCGCGCGAACGCCAGGCCCCCGCGCCCCCCGAAATCATCGCCGGCACCTTCGCCTATATGGCGCCGGAGCAGACCGGTCGCATGAACCGGTCGATCGATGCCCGGAGCGACCTCTATTCGCTGGGCGTCACTCTCTATGAATTGCTCACGGGTGCTCTGCCATTCACCGCCTCGGATCCGATGGAATGGGTCCATTGCCATGTCGCCCGCCAGCCGACGCCGCCGAACGAACGCGTCGAGGGAATACCCGATCCCATCTGCGCCATCATCCTGAAGCTTCTCGCCAAGACCGCCGAAGACCGTTATCAGACCGCGGCCGGCGTCGAAGCCGACCTGCGGCGGTGCCTCGGGGGATGGGAGACACACCGCCGCATCGACCCGTTCCGCCTGGCCGCGCGCGACGCGCCGGACCGGCTGATGATTCCGGAAAAGCTCTACGGGCGCGAAGCCGAGATCGACGCGCTCATCTCCGCCTTCGATCGCGTCGTCGCGCAGGGCACGACCGAGCTCGTGCTGGTGTCCGGTTATGCGGGCATCGGCAAATCCTCGATCGTCAACGAACTCCACAAGGCCCTGGTCGCGTCCCGCGGACTCTTCGCCGCCGGCAAGTTCTACCAGTATAAGCGCAACATTCCCTACGCCACGCTGGCGCAGGCGTTTCAGAGCCTGATCCGCCAGTTGCTCAGCAAGAACGATGCGGAGCTGGCCCGCTGGCGGGACGCCTTGCTGGAGGCGCTCGGGTCCAGCGGCCAGCTCATGGTCAACCTGATCCCGGAGCTCGTCCACGTCATCGGCGACCAACCGCCGGTTCCCGAGCTTCCGCCGCGCGATGCGCAGAACCGGTTCCAGCAGGTGTTCCGGCGGTTCCTCGCCGTCTTTGCGCGGGCCGAGCATCCCCTCGCCCTGTTTCTCGACGATCTGCAATGGATGGACATGGCGACCCTCGAGCTGCTCGAGCGCCTCGCCACCGATCCGGAGGTCAGCCATCTGCTGCTCGTCTGCGCCTATCGCGACAACGAGGTTGGCCCCGACCACCCGCTCGCGCGCGCGCTGGAGGCGATCCGCGGAACCGCCGCCAACGTGAAACAGATCGTGCTCGCGCCCCTTCTGCCGAGCGACGTGAGGCGCCTGGTCGCCGATGCCCTGCATGCCGAGCCGGGAAGAGTGCAGTCCCTGGCCGAGCTGGTGTTCGAGAAGACCGGCGGCAATCCCTTCTTTGCGATCCAGTTCGTCACGGCCCTGGCCGAGGAGAATCTGCTGTCCTTCAATCTCGACGCTGCGGCGTGGCAGTGGGACATGGATCGAATCCGCGCCAAGCGGATCACCGCCAACGTGGCGGAGCTCATGGCGGGAAAGCTCAATCGCCTCCCGACCGTTGCCCTGAACCTCCTGCAGCAGCTGGCCTGCCTTGGCGACAATGCGCGGGCATCCACCTTGACGATGCTGCTGGGGATGCCCGAAGACGCGGTCCGCGCGGCGCTCTGGGAGGCCGTCCGGACGGGACTCGTTCTGCGTCCCGAGGGCGGCGGCTACTCCTTCCTCCATGACCGTGTCCAGGAGGCGGCATACGCGCTGATCCCTGACGCCGAGCGGCCGGCCATGCATCTCCGGATCGGCCGGGTGCTGGCGTCCCGGACCGCCGCCGCGGAGCTCGAGGAGAGCATCTTCGAGATCGTCAACCAGCTCGACCGCGGCGCCGCCTTGATTCATTCGCCCGAAGAGCGGAGGCAGGTTGCCGCGCTCAATCTCATTGCCGGCAAACGCGCCAAGGCGTCGACCGCCTATGCGTCGGCGCTGGCCTACTTCGCGGCCGGCTCCGCCTTGCTGGCGGGAGCCAGCTGGGAGCTCGACTATCGCCTCATGTTCGATCTGGAGCGCCACCGCGCCGAGTGCGAGTTTCTGACCGGGGATCTCCCCGCGGCCGAGGCGCGCCTCTCGGCCCTGTCGGAACGGGTGATCGATCTCGTCGACCGGGCGGCGGTCGCCCGGCTTCGCCTGGCTCTATACACCACGCTCGATCGAACCGATCGCGGCGTCGAGGTGGGCCTCGATTGCCTGCGCCATGTCGGCATCGAGCTCTCCCCGCATCCGACCGACGGCGACGTCGGTCGGGAGCTCGATCGGATGTGGCAGTTGCTTGCCGGTCGACCGATCGAGCAACTGCTCGATTTGCCGCTGATGACCGACCCCGACTGGCTGGCCACCATGGATGTTCTTGCGGAGCTGCTGCCGCCGGCGCGCTTCACCGACAACAACCTCCATGACGTCGTTCTCCTGCGCATGACGAATCTGAGCCTGGAGCACGGCAACTGCGACGCGTCCTGCCACGCCTATGCCGTCCTCAACATCGCTCTGGGTCTTCGTCTGGGCGACTACCAGGCGGGATTCCGCTTCGGCCAGCTCGGCCGCGATCTGGTGGACAAGCGCGGCCTGGAACGGTTCAAGGCCCGGGTCTATATGGCCTTTGGGGCGATCACCATCCCCTGGACCATGCATGTCCTGTCGGGCCGCGTCCTGATCAAGCAGGCCTTCGACATCGCCAATGCGATGGGAGACCTGACCTACGCCGTCTACAGCTGCAAGAACCTGGTCACGAATCTGCTGATCTCGGGAGAGCCGCTCCAGGACGTTCAACGCGAGGCCGAACAGGCGCTTGCCTTCGCCCGGAAGGCCCGGTTCGGCTTGTATGTCGACGTCTTCACCGACCAGCTCATGCTGATTCGCGAGCTGCGCGGACTCGAGCCCGACATCTTCCGCCCCGAAGGATCGGAGCAGGATGATCGTTGGTTCGAGAAGCATCTCGCCGAAGGCGCCGCGCGCCTGGCGCTCGCCACGTCCTGGTACTGGATCCACAGGATGCAGGCGCGCTTTCTGGCGCAGGACGACACCGGCGGCGTCGCCGCCGCCGCGAGCGCCCACGACCTCCTGTGGGCGACGCGGTCGCATCTGGAGATCGCGGAGTATCATTTCTACGGCGCCCTCACGCGGGCCGCGGCCTGCGATTCGACCAACGGCGAGCTGCGCGAGCGCCACTTTGGCCTGCTGCAGGCTCATTATCGTCAGATCGCGGTCTGGGCCAAGAGCTGCCCGGAGAATTTCGCCAACCGTGCCGCCCTGGTGGCGGCGGAAATCGCGCGGCTGGAAGGCCGGGAGCTGGACGCGATGCGCCTCTATGAGGAGGCCATCCGGCTCGCACGGCAATATGGCTTCATCCAGAACGAAGCCATCGCCAACGAACTCACCGCCCGCTTCTACCGCGCCCGCGGCTTCCAGACGAGTGCCGACGCCTATCTGCTGGCCGCCCGCGCCGGCTATCTTCGCTGGGGTGCCGACGGCAAGGTCCGTCTTCTGGACCGGAGCTACCCGCAGCTGCGGCAGGATCTGGCCGGGCCGCGGCCCGAGAGCACGATCGGCACGACGGTCGAGCGTCTGGATCTCGCGACCATGGTCAAGGTGTCGCAAGCCGTCTCGAGCGAGATCGACCTGCCCAAGCTCATCGACACCTTCATGGTGCTGGCGCTCGAGCAGGCGGGTGCCGATCGCGGTCTGCTGATCCTCTCGCGAGGCGAAGAGCTGCAGATCGAAGCGGAAGCCACCACCCTTCGCGATACCGTCGTGGTCTGTTTCCGGCGGTCGGCCGTGGCGGCCGAGGAGCTTCCCGAATCGGTTCTGCGCTATGTCCTGCGCACGCAGGAGAGCCTTTTGCTGGACGACGCTTCGAACCGGAACCCGTTCTCGGGAGACAGATATATCCGGCGCAACCGCAGCCGCTCGATCCTGTGTTTGCCGCTGATCAAGCAGGCCAAGCTGATCGGCATTCTCTATCTCGAGAACCGCCTCACCTCCCATGTCTTCACGCCCGCCCGGATCGCCGTTCTGAGACTGCTGGCTTCCCAGGCCGCGATCTCGCTCGAGAATGCCCGCCTGTTCGCCGACCTGCAGCATGCCGAGGCCTATCTCGCGGAATCCCAGCGCCTCGCCCATATGGGCAGTTTCGCCTTCAACAGCTCGCACACGAAGCTGTTCTGGTCCGAGGAGATCTATCGGATCTACGAAGTCGACCGGGAGACTGCGCCGACATTCGAGGTCGGGCGCCAGCGCAATCACCCGGGAGAACCGACCCTGGTGCAGAAGATCATGGATCGGGTGTCCGAGGACGGCGGAAACCACGAGCTCGATCACAGGTTGAGGATGCCGGACGGCTCGACGAAGAACCTCCATGTGGTGGTCCATGCGGAGAAGAATGCGGCGGGCGAAGTCGACTATGTCGGAACGGTGATGGACGTGACCGCCTCGGTGCAGGCCCAGGAGCGGCTGCGCGCTTCGCTCCAGGAGAAGGAGGCCCTGCTCAAGGAGGTCCACCACAGGGTCAAGAACAATCTGCAGCTGATCAGCAGCCTGCTGAGCCTTCAGGCCTCCCGGATTGCCGATCCCGCGGTCGCGGAGCTGTTCTCCGAGAGCCGCAACCGGGTTCGCTCGATGGCCCTGGTCCATGAGAATCTCTACCGGGCCGGCAATTTCGCCAGGATCCCCATGCGGACCCATGTGCAGAATCTATGCGCCCATCTGATCCGCGCCTATGGGCTGCACAGCCGTGATGTCGATCTGACGACCGATATCGACGAGGTCGAGCTCGGCCTCGACCAGGCCATCGCCACCGGCCTGATCATCAACGAGCTCGTCTCCAACGCCCTGAAGCACGCCTTCCCCGACGAGCGGCCCGGACGGGTGCGGGTCGAGCTGAAGTTGCTCCCCGCAGGGCGCTGCAGGCTGGCCGTCATCGACAACGGCGTCGGCCTGCCGTCCGACCGCAACACCCAGCAAGCCGATACCGTCGGCCTGCAGCTCGTTTATGATCTGATGCAGCAGCTTCATGCTAGGCTCGATCTGCAGCGGGAGGGCGGCACGACATTCGCCATCGTTTTCGACGCGGACACGGGAACGGAGACCAACCGATGA
- a CDS encoding carbohydrate porin codes for MIAMRVALRAGLFAAIVAILASRAASADDDIWHLEKLSGDWGGVRTELQNQGFDITLDYVGETMGDVSGGVERGFVYQGRLQLSLDVDLDKLMGWQGALFHVTGYQIQRTGGGIGARSGALSDPSSIEAHPSTRLFTLWLQQSLFDDEVSVRVGQLAADDEFMISPTAANLLNSTFGFADILALNLPSGGPEYPLATPGLRIQVNPTPELSLLAAVFSGDPAGDTCSGNPQLCNGSGTTFSFSGGTFWIGEAQYAINQGDQAEGLPGVYKLGVWYQDASFADQRFGVDAAGNKVSLASGAAVGAENHEGNGGIYGLADQTLWRSNDKDRTLNAFLRIGVSPADRNLISFYVDGGLGFTGLVPTRDQDTLTFGAAYARISDDAAHLDKDTRRLDDPSFPVRDEEIVLELSYLAQVTPAVTLQPDIQYIIRPGGSAPDPGDPDGTIPNALVLGVRATLVF; via the coding sequence ATGATCGCGATGCGCGTCGCCCTTCGTGCCGGGCTGTTTGCCGCGATCGTGGCAATCTTGGCCAGCCGCGCGGCCAGTGCCGACGACGACATCTGGCACCTCGAGAAGCTCAGCGGCGACTGGGGCGGCGTTCGCACCGAGCTGCAGAATCAGGGCTTCGACATCACCCTGGACTATGTCGGCGAGACGATGGGCGATGTCTCCGGCGGCGTCGAGCGCGGTTTTGTCTATCAGGGGCGGCTGCAACTGTCGCTCGATGTCGATCTCGACAAGCTCATGGGCTGGCAGGGCGCGCTCTTCCATGTGACCGGCTATCAGATCCAGCGGACCGGCGGCGGCATCGGTGCCCGCAGCGGCGCACTCAGCGATCCCAGCTCGATCGAGGCCCATCCGTCGACGAGACTGTTCACGCTCTGGCTGCAGCAAAGCCTGTTCGATGACGAGGTTTCTGTCCGCGTCGGCCAGCTCGCGGCCGACGACGAGTTCATGATCAGCCCGACCGCCGCGAACCTGCTCAACAGCACCTTCGGGTTCGCGGATATCCTGGCTCTCAATCTGCCCAGCGGCGGACCCGAATATCCGCTGGCAACCCCGGGGCTTCGCATCCAGGTGAACCCGACGCCGGAGCTCTCGCTTCTCGCGGCAGTCTTCAGCGGCGATCCGGCCGGCGACACTTGCTCGGGCAATCCTCAGCTCTGCAACGGCAGCGGCACGACATTCAGTTTCAGCGGCGGAACCTTCTGGATCGGCGAGGCCCAATACGCGATCAACCAGGGAGACCAGGCCGAAGGCCTTCCCGGCGTCTACAAGCTGGGCGTCTGGTATCAGGACGCTTCCTTCGCCGATCAGCGTTTCGGTGTCGATGCCGCGGGCAACAAGGTGTCGCTGGCGTCGGGCGCCGCGGTCGGGGCGGAGAACCATGAGGGAAATGGCGGGATCTACGGGCTGGCGGACCAGACCCTCTGGCGCAGCAACGACAAGGACCGGACCCTCAACGCCTTCCTGCGCATCGGCGTATCGCCCGCGGACCGCAACCTGATCTCGTTCTATGTCGATGGCGGCCTCGGATTCACCGGGCTCGTCCCGACCCGAGACCAGGATACGCTGACCTTCGGTGCCGCCTATGCCCGGATCAGCGACGATGCGGCCCATCTCGACAAGGATACCCGCCGCCTCGACGACCCGAGCTTTCCGGTGCGCGACGAGGAGATCGTCCTCGAGCTCAGCTATCTGGCCCAGGTGACGCCCGCGGTCACGCTGCAGCCGGATATCCAATATATCATTCGCCCGGGCGGCTCGGCGCCCGATCCCGGCGATCCCGACGGCACGATCCCGAATGCTCTCGTCCTCGGCGTTAGGGCGACTCTCGTCTTCTGA